In Geotalea uraniireducens, one genomic interval encodes:
- a CDS encoding cation:proton antiporter — MSLFEIITVLLVLTALFSYLNCRTIRLPTTVGVLLIAMAVSLGIAGSGMFGLHAAQRHAEAILASIDFDEALLHGMLTFLLFAGALHIRLDDLAGQKWTITLLSTVGVIASTFIVGGLSWYVLGLLGKPLPFIFCLLFGALISPTDPVAVLGIIKTAGVPKSLETKIAGESLFNDGIGVVAFMIILELARRELNVTVGAVAGLFVREAVGGTLVGLAAGFLAYLMLKRIDNYQVEIIITLALAMGAYNLADRLHTSGPLAVVVAGLLIGNQGRANAMSTTTRTRLDDFWELVDEILNALLFLLIGLEAQVITYTPAYLTAGALAIAIALLARWASVAGMAAILRGFRSFSPGTVNILTWGGLRGGISVALALSLPGGAERNAILVMTYMIVVFSIIVQGLTLGKLVARTYPKLPAPPLSLDD; from the coding sequence ATGAGCCTGTTCGAGATCATCACCGTCCTGCTGGTGCTCACCGCGCTCTTCAGCTACCTGAACTGTCGAACCATCCGTCTGCCGACCACCGTCGGCGTGCTGCTGATCGCCATGGCCGTCTCCCTCGGCATCGCCGGCAGTGGCATGTTCGGCCTCCACGCCGCGCAACGTCATGCCGAGGCAATTCTGGCAAGCATCGACTTCGACGAGGCGCTGCTGCACGGCATGCTTACCTTCCTCTTGTTCGCCGGCGCGCTCCACATCCGGCTCGACGACCTGGCCGGCCAGAAATGGACCATCACCCTCCTCTCAACGGTCGGGGTGATCGCCTCGACGTTCATCGTCGGCGGGCTCTCCTGGTACGTTCTGGGACTGCTCGGCAAGCCGCTCCCTTTCATCTTCTGCCTGCTGTTCGGCGCCCTGATCTCCCCCACCGACCCGGTGGCGGTGCTCGGCATCATCAAAACTGCCGGCGTGCCGAAGAGCCTGGAAACAAAGATCGCCGGCGAATCCCTGTTCAATGACGGCATCGGGGTAGTCGCCTTCATGATCATCCTGGAACTGGCCCGGCGGGAGCTCAACGTTACCGTCGGCGCGGTAGCAGGGCTCTTTGTCAGGGAAGCGGTCGGCGGCACGCTGGTCGGCCTTGCCGCCGGGTTTCTCGCCTATCTGATGCTCAAACGGATCGACAACTATCAGGTCGAGATCATTATCACCCTGGCGCTGGCCATGGGAGCCTACAACCTGGCCGACCGGCTGCACACCTCCGGGCCGCTCGCTGTGGTAGTGGCCGGACTGTTGATCGGTAACCAGGGGCGCGCCAACGCCATGTCGACAACCACTCGGACACGGCTCGACGACTTCTGGGAACTGGTCGACGAGATTCTCAACGCCCTGCTGTTTTTGCTGATCGGCCTGGAGGCGCAGGTAATTACCTACACGCCTGCTTACCTGACCGCCGGTGCCCTGGCCATTGCCATCGCCCTGCTGGCGCGGTGGGCCAGTGTGGCGGGAATGGCCGCCATCCTGCGGGGGTTCAGATCCTTCAGCCCCGGGACAGTTAACATTCTCACCTGGGGAGGGCTGCGCGGCGGCATCTCCGTGGCGCTGGCCCTTTCCCTCCCCGGCGGCGCCGAACGGAATGCCATCCTGGTCATGACCTACATGATCGTGGTCTTTTCGATCATCGTCCAGGGGCTTACCTTGGGCAAGCTGGTCGCCCGCACCTATCCGAAGCTGCCAGCTCCTCCCCTTTCCCTCGACGATTAA
- a CDS encoding mechanosensitive ion channel family protein: MRLLTEWLQKTTGIPADLYDRVFTSLTIILVLWLVRRLILKAVWRRTENSRIRYQWRKISNYTAVTLGLLFLGRIWFQQFESVMTFLGLLSAGLAIAMKDPLVNVAGWLFILWRRPFDVGDRIQIGPHAGDVIDIRVFQFTLTEIGNWVHADQCTGRIVHIPNGKVFSDPQVNYTKGWFDYIWNELPVLVTFESNWQRAKAELQQIATDHAGHLTPLAERKLKESSREFIIVSPSLAPTVYTSVEESGVLLTLRYLCEPRRRREGTQQLWEAILERFAACDDIDFAYPTTRYYANTVEGKAGARATPELPPESR, encoded by the coding sequence ATGAGACTACTTACCGAATGGCTACAGAAAACCACCGGCATCCCCGCCGATCTGTACGACCGGGTGTTTACCTCCCTGACTATCATCCTGGTACTCTGGTTGGTGCGCCGGCTGATTCTCAAAGCGGTCTGGCGGCGGACCGAAAACTCCCGGATCCGCTACCAGTGGCGCAAGATCTCAAACTATACGGCAGTCACCCTCGGACTGCTGTTTCTCGGCAGGATATGGTTCCAGCAGTTCGAATCGGTGATGACCTTCCTCGGCCTGCTGTCGGCAGGACTGGCCATCGCCATGAAGGACCCGCTGGTTAATGTGGCGGGCTGGCTGTTCATTCTCTGGCGGCGTCCCTTCGACGTCGGGGATCGGATCCAGATCGGCCCGCACGCCGGCGATGTGATCGACATCCGGGTGTTCCAGTTCACCCTGACCGAGATCGGTAACTGGGTCCATGCCGACCAATGTACCGGACGGATCGTCCATATCCCCAACGGCAAAGTCTTCTCCGATCCCCAGGTCAACTACACCAAAGGGTGGTTCGACTACATCTGGAACGAACTCCCCGTGCTGGTCACCTTCGAGAGCAACTGGCAGAGGGCCAAAGCGGAGTTACAGCAGATCGCCACCGACCATGCCGGCCACCTCACCCCGCTGGCGGAGCGCAAGCTGAAGGAATCATCCCGGGAATTCATCATCGTTTCCCCCAGTCTGGCGCCGACGGTCTACACCTCGGTGGAGGAGAGCGGCGTGCTGCTGACCCTCCGTTACCTCTGCGAACCCCGTCGTCGGCGCGAAGGAACCCAGCAGCTCTGGGAAGCGATCCTGGAACGGTTCGCTGCCTGCGACGACATCGACTTCGCCTACCCGACCACTCGCTATTATGCAAACACCGTCGAGGGAAAGGCCGGCGCCCGGGCCACCCCTGAGCTGCCACCGGAGAGCCGATGA
- a CDS encoding OsmC family protein — MMKRRGSAVWQGELKGGSGTVSTESGILSATPYSFTTRFENGAGTNPEELIAAAHAGCFSMALAAQLGGAGLKPDSISTSATVFFDKLDEGWTVSRVHLDVAAKVPGATREGFESAAFAAKKGCPVSRLLQAEITMEAKLVS, encoded by the coding sequence ATGATGAAACGACGCGGTTCAGCGGTCTGGCAGGGTGAGCTGAAGGGGGGGAGCGGGACGGTATCGACGGAGAGCGGCATTCTCAGCGCGACGCCCTATTCGTTCACTACCCGCTTCGAGAATGGGGCGGGGACCAATCCGGAGGAACTGATTGCGGCGGCCCACGCCGGCTGCTTTTCCATGGCGCTCGCCGCCCAGCTTGGCGGCGCCGGTTTGAAGCCCGACAGCATCTCGACCAGCGCGACCGTCTTTTTTGACAAGCTGGACGAAGGGTGGACGGTAAGCAGAGTCCATCTCGACGTGGCGGCCAAGGTGCCGGGAGCTACGCGTGAGGGGTTCGAGAGCGCTGCCTTCGCCGCCAAGAAAGGGTGTCCTGTCTCGCGGTTGTTGCAGGCGGAGATCACCATGGAGGCGAAACTCGTCAGCTGA
- a CDS encoding mechanosensitive ion channel family protein, producing the protein MNRFGSWREIFQWDNLMVSAGLAVTALLAGVVLFRLLWSFLGRLVEQTAAKQGAILIARLRRPARVTIPLLVLMVVQPTLAFPAEVRELLQHLFSILFIAATSWLLIDVIVAGRDIVLSRYDFEAKDNLRARAVYTQLTVLVKIAVVIVSIVAVATMLMTFERIRQVGMSILASAGIAGIIIGFAAQRSIATLLAGLQIAITQPIRLGDIVIVEGEWGTVEEISLTYVVIRIWDLRRLVVPVTYFLDKPFQNWTRVSANLLGTVFIYTDYTLPVEELRQELHRILESSANWDRETWGLQMTKVSEQTMELRALMSAADSTAVWDLRCEVREKLVEFIRRHYPASLPRLRTELHGELPGGSLPLT; encoded by the coding sequence ATGAATCGGTTCGGCTCCTGGCGGGAAATCTTCCAGTGGGACAATCTGATGGTTTCGGCGGGGCTGGCGGTGACGGCACTGCTGGCGGGAGTGGTACTTTTCCGGCTGCTCTGGTCGTTCCTCGGCCGGCTTGTCGAGCAGACGGCAGCGAAGCAAGGGGCGATCCTGATCGCCCGGCTGCGGCGGCCGGCCCGGGTCACAATTCCGCTGCTGGTGCTGATGGTGGTCCAGCCGACCCTGGCGTTCCCCGCCGAGGTCCGCGAACTGCTCCAGCACCTGTTCAGCATCCTGTTCATCGCCGCTACCAGCTGGCTGCTCATCGACGTGATCGTCGCCGGCCGGGACATCGTCCTGAGCCGCTACGACTTCGAGGCGAAGGACAACCTCCGGGCCCGGGCGGTCTATACCCAGCTGACGGTACTGGTGAAGATCGCCGTGGTGATCGTCAGCATCGTCGCCGTAGCGACAATGCTGATGACGTTCGAGCGGATTCGCCAGGTGGGGATGAGCATCCTGGCTTCGGCGGGGATCGCCGGGATCATCATCGGTTTCGCCGCCCAGCGGAGCATCGCCACTCTTTTGGCCGGCCTGCAGATCGCCATCACCCAGCCGATCCGGCTCGGCGATATCGTGATCGTCGAGGGGGAATGGGGAACCGTCGAGGAGATCAGCCTCACCTACGTGGTGATCCGGATCTGGGACCTGCGGCGGCTGGTGGTGCCGGTGACCTACTTCCTCGACAAACCCTTCCAGAACTGGACCCGGGTCTCGGCCAACCTGCTTGGAACGGTCTTCATCTATACCGACTATACGCTGCCGGTGGAGGAGCTGCGGCAGGAGTTGCACCGGATTCTGGAGAGCTCGGCCAACTGGGACCGGGAAACCTGGGGACTACAGATGACCAAGGTGAGCGAGCAGACCATGGAACTGCGCGCCCTGATGAGCGCCGCCGATTCGACGGCTGTCTGGGACCTCCGTTGTGAAGTGCGGGAGAAGTTGGTGGAATTCATCCGCCGCCACTACCCGGCGAGCCTGCCGCGACTGCGGACCGAACTGCACGGGGAGCTGCCGGGGGGCTCCCTGCCCCTTACCTGA
- a CDS encoding YidH family protein translates to MNEQTPAGDGRSENERLMAMEMNGRRLVYFAAERTLLTWVRIALTLMGFGFIIDRFSLVYQQAFMPTGLRWFGKTVPSWAGSGMVILGSAVSIVAAMSYFRFTLRYRRGDTMPGDGLLFGVMLAIVVAGLGLALVVFLFAAAV, encoded by the coding sequence ATGAACGAACAAACGCCGGCCGGCGATGGGCGAAGCGAAAACGAACGGCTCATGGCAATGGAGATGAACGGCCGGCGTCTGGTCTACTTCGCGGCGGAACGAACCCTGCTCACCTGGGTCCGGATTGCCCTGACCCTGATGGGCTTCGGCTTTATCATCGACCGCTTCAGCCTGGTCTACCAACAGGCATTCATGCCCACCGGGCTGCGCTGGTTCGGCAAAACGGTCCCCTCCTGGGCCGGCTCGGGGATGGTAATACTCGGTTCGGCGGTGAGCATCGTCGCGGCGATGAGTTACTTCCGCTTCACCCTCCGTTACCGCCGGGGAGATACGATGCCCGGCGACGGGTTACTCTTCGGGGTCATGTTGGCGATAGTCGTCGCTGGTCTAGGCCTGGCGCTCGTAGTCTTTCTGTTCGCCGCCGCGGTCTGA
- a CDS encoding HIT family protein, with protein sequence MNSCPFCTPNQSAILLANDRALAIPDAYPVTPGHTLIVPKRHITSLFEASKEEQAALFDLVAKMRQLILQDRQPDGFNIGINDGIAAGQTVMHLHIHLIPRYAGDTEDPRGGVRWIMPKNAPYWKQIR encoded by the coding sequence ATGAACAGCTGTCCGTTTTGCACCCCGAATCAATCAGCAATCCTGCTGGCCAACGACCGTGCGCTGGCCATCCCCGACGCTTATCCTGTGACTCCTGGTCATACCTTGATTGTGCCAAAGCGCCATATCACCTCCTTATTCGAGGCGAGCAAAGAAGAACAGGCAGCACTGTTTGATCTCGTGGCAAAGATGCGCCAACTGATCCTGCAGGACCGTCAGCCCGATGGCTTCAATATCGGTATCAATGATGGAATTGCCGCCGGCCAGACGGTCATGCACCTACACATTCACCTGATTCCCCGCTATGCAGGCGATACGGAAGACCCTCGCGGCGGCGTGCGCTGGATCATGCCCAAGAATGCGCCATACTGGAAGCAGATTCGATGA
- a CDS encoding DUF1653 domain-containing protein, with the protein MNDQLQPGIYRHYTGKYCRVLSVARERETGAELVVYTWLAGDRLLRVRPPAQFIETVTVDGRPMPRFVACEGEGAVMVEPARCKGCGRCVAACGNRLLSLESRGGRKVAILGNSERCDRCGRCVAECLFGAISVPAEPVDRP; encoded by the coding sequence ATGAATGACCAACTCCAGCCGGGAATCTACCGTCATTACACGGGGAAATATTGTCGGGTGCTCAGTGTGGCCCGGGAACGCGAAACCGGCGCGGAGCTGGTGGTCTATACTTGGCTGGCTGGCGACCGTTTGTTGCGGGTCCGGCCGCCGGCGCAATTCATCGAGACGGTGACCGTCGACGGGCGGCCGATGCCGCGTTTCGTTGCGTGCGAAGGGGAGGGCGCCGTGATGGTCGAGCCGGCCCGCTGCAAGGGGTGCGGGCGCTGCGTGGCGGCCTGCGGCAACCGGCTGCTCAGCCTGGAGAGCCGCGGCGGCAGGAAGGTGGCGATCCTCGGGAACTCGGAACGGTGCGACCGTTGCGGCCGTTGTGTTGCCGAGTGCCTGTTCGGGGCCATTTCCGTACCGGCCGAGCCAGTGGATCGGCCCTGA
- a CDS encoding TraR/DksA family transcriptional regulator translates to MTKHDRERQERLIALLREKKQTLWSELREELFRKTGEGLQSQYELPQDLGDRGMIDLLADMGLALADIHQEELTRMEEAERKLREGTYGRCEECGREIDEKRLALLPFTPCCVSCQTRREGPATPPGVTL, encoded by the coding sequence ATGACAAAACACGATCGGGAACGGCAGGAACGATTGATTGCACTGTTGCGGGAAAAGAAACAAACGCTCTGGAGCGAGCTGCGCGAGGAACTCTTCAGGAAGACCGGCGAAGGGCTGCAGTCCCAATATGAATTGCCCCAGGATCTGGGCGACCGGGGCATGATCGACCTGTTGGCCGACATGGGGCTCGCCCTGGCCGACATTCACCAGGAGGAATTGACCCGGATGGAGGAGGCGGAGCGGAAACTCCGGGAAGGCACCTACGGGCGTTGCGAAGAGTGCGGCCGGGAGATCGACGAAAAACGGCTGGCGCTCTTGCCGTTCACCCCCTGCTGCGTTTCCTGCCAGACCCGCCGCGAAGGGCCGGCGACACCGCCGGGAGTCACCCTCTGA
- the ehuB gene encoding ectoine/hydroxyectoine ABC transporter substrate-binding protein EhuB yields MKRNSRIIGAVLVFAAICTVAVVAVSCTRDRSLARLREAGVVRVGYAVEAPYAFVGANCQVTGEFPEAAKYLAARLGIRRVEWVQTDFDALIPDLESGRFDLIAAGMFITPQRAKRIAFSEPLLRVRQGLLVRRGNPRQLHAYRDVLTRPGIRIAVLAGSFEETLLRQMKVPERQIVSVPDALTGRLAVESGVADGLALSQPTLRWMVDRAASGRTALAEPFEQPTPAQMKGSSYCAFGFRKEDHQLLDAWNKALHPFVDSPEHLALLSRFGFGRLALPGTITTSEVLVR; encoded by the coding sequence ATGAAAAGGAATTCCCGGATAATCGGTGCTGTCCTGGTGTTTGCGGCCATTTGCACTGTCGCTGTCGTAGCTGTTTCCTGCACGCGTGACCGGTCGCTGGCCCGGCTCCGGGAAGCGGGGGTGGTCAGGGTCGGTTACGCGGTCGAGGCTCCCTATGCGTTCGTCGGTGCCAATTGCCAAGTGACGGGGGAGTTTCCGGAGGCGGCGAAATATCTCGCCGCCCGTCTCGGGATTCGCCGGGTCGAATGGGTGCAGACGGATTTCGATGCCTTAATTCCCGATCTGGAAAGCGGTCGCTTCGATCTGATCGCTGCCGGGATGTTCATTACCCCGCAACGGGCGAAACGGATTGCTTTCAGCGAACCGTTGCTCCGGGTGCGGCAGGGGCTGCTGGTTCGCCGCGGCAATCCGCGGCAGCTCCATGCCTACCGGGATGTCTTGACGCGTCCCGGCATCAGGATAGCCGTCCTTGCCGGCTCGTTCGAGGAAACACTGCTTCGCCAGATGAAGGTCCCCGAGCGGCAGATCGTCTCGGTTCCCGACGCCCTGACCGGCCGACTGGCGGTGGAATCCGGCGTTGCCGACGGCCTGGCACTGTCGCAACCGACGTTGCGCTGGATGGTGGATCGAGCGGCATCGGGGAGGACGGCACTGGCTGAACCGTTCGAACAGCCGACGCCGGCCCAGATGAAGGGGAGCAGCTACTGCGCGTTCGGTTTCCGCAAAGAGGACCACCAGTTGCTTGATGCCTGGAATAAGGCGCTACATCCCTTTGTCGATAGTCCTGAACATCTGGCGCTGCTCTCCCGGTTCGGTTTCGGCCGTTTGGCGCTGCCGGGAACTATTACTACCAGCGAGGTCCTTGTCCGATGA
- a CDS encoding PAS domain S-box protein: protein MSFPFWLRAVHHRRWAWGAVAMSILVCGVISWLHLQQRDTLIRAMKALETMRQARIELAQGFLAATLDRESSLPTTGRGDAVALLHQALDSFDLATVNLGSRQDSTTSFHDKLRVFEAQLTRLNGRQRNIDPQVETELRIAYHQLEQEAGRLDQTTRQRVQYLIAHQDAMFAWLLAGAALLLGGVCLAVAAAGRAHALSESALRRWADAFEFCAHGIAIGDPVTERILVCNPAFANLHGRLPAEVAGLPILAVYAAEEHEMVGRMIAEADRTGQVHYESLMVRADGTVFPAQIDVVTVRNDRRELMYRVATIQDITARKRAEGQLRAAENKFRSLVEQSLIGIYIIEGGYFRYVNPGFAELFGYESPDDLIDRVPVLDLVSPDDRALVAENVRLRIAGREAEMRYDFVGIRRDRTTINVEVHGRSFDYQGKAAVIGVVLDITARKQREEALQRFELLVSHSRDVIFFIRRGDGQILEANNAAVATYGYRRDELLAMTVKELRAPALQELTDGHMADADAGGVLFETVHLRRDGTIFPVEVSSQGATIGGTRMLISVVRDISERKRAEESLRESEARLRLFVEYAPASLAMFDRQMRYLVVSRRWLADYNLGERDLTGLSHYDVFPEIPDRWKQVHGRALAGEVVTADADRFERADGSVQWLRWEVRPWHGVRGEVAGVVVFSEDITASVQAQQALRAGAERLRRAEEIAHFGHWRRDLANDRLVWSDELYRIFGLDKESFSPSRESYLRYIHPDDLETFRRDRDSLPPQGRGRFGARIIRPDGETRYLDGVGEIERDESGKAVASFGTLQDVTELRNKERELQEKNAELERFTYMISHDLRSPLVTVKTFLGYLRSDLLSGNGGQIEKDMLYMATATDRMGQLLDELLEMSRIGRLINPPTDVTFRELAGAAVNLVAGQIAERGVAVRIAEAAVTLCGDRARLVEIWQNLVENAVKFMGSQAVPQIEIGAVGEGRETTFFVRDNGGGIDPRFHEKIFGLFEKLDAGSTGTGLGLALVRRIVELYQGKIWVESTGEGGGATFRFTLPEAFKRVLRGDGS, encoded by the coding sequence ATGAGTTTCCCTTTCTGGCTTCGTGCCGTCCATCACCGTCGCTGGGCGTGGGGGGCCGTGGCCATGTCGATCCTGGTCTGCGGGGTGATCTCCTGGCTGCACCTGCAGCAGCGGGATACGCTCATTCGGGCGATGAAGGCTCTGGAGACGATGCGCCAGGCCCGGATCGAGCTTGCCCAAGGGTTTCTGGCCGCTACGTTGGACCGGGAGTCCTCGCTGCCGACCACCGGGCGCGGAGATGCTGTTGCCCTGCTGCACCAGGCACTGGACTCCTTTGACCTGGCGACCGTCAACCTCGGCAGCCGGCAAGATTCCACCACGTCTTTCCATGACAAACTGCGGGTTTTTGAGGCGCAACTGACCAGATTGAACGGTCGGCAACGAAACATCGATCCCCAGGTCGAGACGGAATTGAGGATCGCCTATCACCAACTCGAACAGGAAGCCGGCCGGCTCGACCAGACTACCCGCCAGCGCGTGCAATACCTGATTGCTCATCAGGATGCCATGTTTGCCTGGTTGCTGGCGGGGGCCGCACTGCTGCTCGGTGGTGTCTGCCTGGCCGTTGCCGCGGCAGGGCGCGCCCATGCTCTCTCCGAGTCGGCACTGCGTCGCTGGGCCGATGCCTTTGAATTTTGTGCCCACGGGATTGCCATCGGCGATCCTGTGACGGAGCGAATCCTTGTCTGCAATCCCGCCTTCGCCAACCTCCATGGCCGATTGCCGGCCGAGGTGGCCGGTCTGCCGATCCTTGCCGTCTATGCGGCCGAGGAACACGAGATGGTTGGCAGGATGATCGCCGAGGCCGACCGGACCGGGCAGGTCCACTACGAATCGCTGATGGTACGTGCCGACGGCACCGTCTTTCCGGCTCAGATCGATGTGGTGACTGTCCGGAATGACCGTCGGGAGTTGATGTACCGGGTTGCCACGATCCAGGACATCACGGCGCGCAAGCGGGCGGAGGGCCAGCTGCGGGCGGCCGAAAACAAGTTTCGCAGTCTGGTCGAACAGTCGCTGATCGGCATCTATATCATCGAGGGCGGCTATTTTCGTTACGTGAATCCGGGCTTTGCCGAACTGTTCGGCTATGAATCGCCGGACGATCTGATCGACCGGGTTCCCGTGCTCGATCTTGTGTCCCCCGATGATCGGGCCTTGGTGGCGGAAAACGTCCGCTTGCGCATCGCCGGTCGGGAAGCGGAAATGCGCTACGATTTTGTCGGTATCCGCCGGGATCGCACGACGATCAATGTCGAAGTTCATGGCCGCTCCTTCGATTACCAGGGGAAAGCGGCGGTGATCGGCGTCGTCCTCGATATTACCGCCCGCAAGCAGCGGGAAGAGGCGCTGCAACGCTTCGAGCTGCTGGTCAGCCACAGCCGGGACGTTATCTTCTTCATCCGGCGCGGCGACGGTCAAATCCTCGAAGCCAACAACGCGGCGGTTGCCACTTATGGGTACCGTCGCGACGAACTGCTGGCCATGACGGTCAAGGAATTGCGGGCGCCGGCGCTGCAAGAGCTGACTGACGGCCATATGGCCGATGCCGATGCCGGCGGCGTCTTGTTCGAGACGGTGCATCTGCGCCGGGACGGCACGATCTTCCCGGTGGAGGTCAGCTCACAGGGTGCGACCATCGGCGGGACGCGGATGCTGATCAGCGTCGTTCGAGACATCAGCGAGCGCAAACGGGCGGAAGAATCGCTGCGCGAAAGCGAGGCGCGGCTGCGGCTGTTCGTCGAGTACGCCCCTGCCTCGCTGGCGATGTTCGACCGACAGATGCGCTATCTGGTCGTCAGCCGCCGCTGGTTGGCCGATTATAACCTTGGCGAGCGTGATTTGACCGGATTGTCCCATTACGACGTATTTCCCGAGATTCCCGATCGGTGGAAGCAGGTCCATGGTCGTGCCCTGGCAGGAGAGGTGGTAACGGCCGACGCCGACCGCTTCGAACGGGCCGACGGCTCGGTACAGTGGCTGCGCTGGGAAGTCCGACCCTGGCACGGCGTAAGGGGGGAGGTAGCCGGAGTCGTGGTGTTCAGCGAGGATATCACCGCCTCGGTGCAGGCGCAGCAAGCGCTCCGGGCAGGCGCGGAACGGCTGCGGCGCGCCGAGGAGATTGCCCATTTCGGCCATTGGCGGCGGGACCTGGCGAACGACCGGTTGGTGTGGTCCGACGAACTGTATCGGATTTTCGGTCTCGACAAGGAGTCCTTTTCGCCCTCTCGGGAAAGCTATTTGCGCTACATCCACCCTGATGACCTGGAGACCTTTCGCCGTGACCGGGATTCCTTGCCGCCGCAAGGGAGGGGCCGGTTCGGCGCCCGAATCATCCGCCCCGACGGGGAGACTCGTTACCTGGACGGGGTTGGCGAGATTGAGCGCGACGAGTCGGGGAAGGCGGTGGCCTCGTTCGGTACCTTGCAGGACGTGACCGAGTTGCGCAACAAGGAGCGAGAACTGCAGGAAAAGAATGCCGAGCTGGAACGGTTCACCTATATGATTTCCCATGACCTCAGGAGTCCGCTGGTCACGGTGAAGACGTTCCTCGGCTATCTTCGGAGCGACTTGCTCAGCGGCAATGGCGGGCAGATTGAGAAGGACATGCTCTACATGGCCACGGCAACGGACCGGATGGGGCAATTGCTCGACGAACTGCTGGAGATGTCGCGGATCGGTCGGCTTATCAACCCGCCGACCGACGTGACGTTCCGGGAACTGGCCGGGGCTGCCGTCAACCTGGTGGCCGGCCAGATTGCCGAACGGGGGGTAGCGGTACGGATTGCCGAGGCGGCGGTTACCCTCTGCGGCGACCGGGCGCGGCTGGTGGAAATCTGGCAGAACCTGGTGGAGAACGCAGTGAAGTTTATGGGCAGCCAGGCGGTGCCGCAGATCGAGATCGGCGCCGTCGGCGAGGGGCGGGAGACGACCTTTTTCGTCCGGGATAACGGCGGCGGTATCGATCCGCGCTTTCATGAGAAGATCTTCGGCCTGTTCGAAAAACTCGATGCCGGAAGCACGGGGACCGGCCTTGGCCTGGCGTTGGTCCGGCGGATCGTCGAACTGTATCAGGGGAAAATCTGGGTCGAATCGACCGGCGAGGGGGGCGGCGCGACGTTCCGTTTCACGCTCCCCGAGGCCTTTAAACGCGTCTTGAGAGGAGATGGCTCATGA